AGCGCGCACGTCGAAAATAGTCTCTCAAAACTGTTCCGATGTCCGTGCTATCGGCCCCTTCGTTCTCAAACCGATGATAAATTGCGACCATGAGGCGCATAGTGTCGCTGGCGTCGCGAGCTAATGTAGATGCTATTTCTTCCCAAGAAGGCGTTGAACTAAAGAGTTGGGTTGTCACTGATTATCTCCTGTTGTTATAGTTATAGTTGCGTCATTCTTTCGGAATGGCACTTTCGAGAATTGCCCAAGACTTATGAATAGAGGATGACCGCACAGAATATCGCCCTTGATCGTCTTGGAAAACTACCTTTTCCCGTATCAATTCAGTAAGCTTCGGCCTGACAGTTCCGCCCGGAAGCTCTGTTTCAGATTCAATGTTCTTGGGTAGGACTGTAGCCTGAAATTCCGGGTTGCGAGTAGATAGAGCAAGGCGAGAAAGCAGATAAATCAAAACCTTCTGCTTAGTGGCAAGCTTTTGCCCGGTCAAATTGAAGCTAATTGTTCCTTTTTCAGGATTAATCCTGACAAAAGGCAATATCATTTTGGCAAGCTTTTCTCGAAGTTCGCCTTCCAACTCTTCGGTGGTTACAAAAATAGCATCAAGCGGATCGGTTGTCACGGTACTCTCCTTTGGTATAGCGTATCGTTATAATTTTATGATACGACTAACCGGTATGTTTGTCAAGGGTGTGATCATTAAAAAATCTACGGCGACCAAATTGAGATAGCCGCAGATTTTTAGTGTCAATGATCGCCTTCAAAACGCCACAAACGCCTCAAACTGCCAAACATCCTCCTCGGCGGGCCGCCCTTTGTCTTTCCAGCGCTCGAACGGGTCGAAGCGGTTCTTGAGCGGCGTCCAGTCGGTTTGGATCGAGGGGCGCGGGCCGAGGTAGGGGTTGGAGATTTCCAGCACTTGGTCGTGCGGCAAGTCGTCTGGCACGTTGAAGCCCTGGCGCGGGTTGCGGATCATCCAGAACACGGCTCCCAGAATCGAGGCGGCTACTTGTAGCGTCGTCGCGCTCTGGCCCGGTACAAGTTTGCGCGCCTCGTGAATGTCCAACTGCGAGCCCGTCCACCAGCCGTTCAGGTCGTGGCCAAGCAGAAGCACGCCCAACTCGTCTATGCCGCCCGTGATCTCGTCGTTCATGATCCGCTGTCGGGGCTGAAGCTCGTAGCTTCGCATCTTCAACTCGTGCAGTGAGGCAATGGCGGCGTCGGTGGGCAGGTAGGCGTAATGCACGGTCGGGCGATAGATTGGCTTATCGTTTTCCCACACGGTCAGATGGTCGCAAATGGTGAAGGCTTCGCCGTGCCGCACGACCATGCCGATGATCTCGCCGCCGAGCGGAACCCACGAGCGCACGTAAGTGTTCATGCCCATTTGGGCCAGACAGATTTGGTTGCACGGGCCGTGATGGTGAACGTGGGCATTCAGGGGAAGCCGCCTCTCGTGCGTGCCCCAACCCATCTCTGCCGGGGCCACGCCTTCCTCGTGGAAGCCGGCCACTGACCAAGTATTCACAAACTCATCCACCTCTTTCGGCTTGTCACTAATTTGCGTGTCGCGCTCGGAAACGTGGATGACTTTGACGCCGGTCGTCATCGCCAGCCGGGCATAGTCTGTGTCGGCCAGGTGCCTTTCGAGCGCGGTCTTGCGATTCGGGTCGAGGCCGTCTTTCTTGAGTATGTCTTCGGCGATGTCGAGCAGGGCGGCTTTCGTCCAGTGGCTCACCAATCCGGGGTTTGCGCCATGCTCCACGACTCCGGTCGGGCCGGGATCACGCCACCCACTGACACGGCGGCGCAACTCCAGGTGGCGCACGTAGAGCGTGCGATCAGCAGGCGAGATCGCGCCCGCATCTTCATAAGGATCCCACAACTCAACCGAGGTGTTCAGATACAGCACGTTGTGGTCGTGACACCACTGCATGATCTCGCCGCAGTCAATGTTCCAGGCCAGATCGATCAGCAGATCGCCGGAGCCAACATATTGGCCCAGCAGTGTTGGCAGGTTTTCGCGGGTGACTCGATCCTGCACGTACTTCGCGCCCGCCGCCAGCGTTTCGGGGATGGCGTGACGTAGGTCTTCAAAGTCCATCACCGTCAGTTTCGAGAAGTCCATCTCGAAGTGCCGCAGGATGAGCGGCTGGAGACAGCGCGACACCGACCCGCAGCCCAGGATCAGGGCACGGCCACCAAAAGAAATTTTCATTTGATAAATCTCCTTCTGATGTTTGACTCAGACTTCCGAAATCTCAGAGATTTCGGAAGTCTGGCTAGTGTTGGCAAAAGACAAGAGTCGAGGCTGTAGCCGGAACTTTGCTACAGGCTCGACTCTGTGTGCCGTTGCGTGGCGTTGAGGTGAAAGTATTATAGCCAGTAAACCGCAAAAGCGGGACAAAAGTTACGCAGTGGTATACTGCCGTTGCCCATGAAGCTTCTCACCATCGGCCACAGCAACCACAGCCTCGACAAGTTCATCCGCCTGCTGGAAGCGAACGGGGTGATGACGCTGGTGGACGTGCGCACCGCTCCGGCCAGCCGCTACAACCCGCACTTCAACAAAAGCAATCTCGAACAAGAACTGCCCCGCCGCGAGATTCAATACGTCTTCGCCGGCAAATTTCTGGGTGGCCGCCCCTCCGACCCGACCTGCTATAAGTCCAAGACCCTGCCCGCCGAGGGCGCGGACTATCTGCACGAAGTGGACTATCAAGAAGTGATGAAGCGCGAGTGGTTCGTCAAAGCCGTCGCCCGCCTGCTCGAAATCGCCGACGAGGGCACGACAGCCATCCTGTGCAGTGAAGAGAATCCGGCGGACTGCCACCGCCACCACCTGATCGCCAAATATATTTTGCGCGAGCACCCGGACGTGACCGTGCAACACATTCGCGGCGACGGCGTGGTGTTCAATGCAGCGTCACTGCTCAAATCGGTGGACGAGGCGGAGGGGGAACAACCGCCGCTTTTATGAAACTCTATACAATCGGCTTCACCCAAAAACGCGCCGAAGAGTTTTTTGGATTGCTGGAGACTCGCGGCGTGCAACGCCTGGTGGACATCCGCCTCAGCCCCGGCGGCCAGCTCTCCGGTTTCGCCAAGCAGGAAGACCTGCCCTACTTCCTCCGCGAACTGGCCGCCGGTTGCCAGTATGTTCATCTGCCTCTTCTGGCCCCGACCAAAGAAATTCTCAAAGACTACAGAACCGACGACGACTGGCCGCGTTACGAGACTCGCTTCGAGCAGTTGATGGACGAGCGGGATGTTCCGGCTGTCATCAACCGCGACGAGTTTGAAGCGCTGGCCTCGTGCCTGCTGTGCAGTGAAGCCACGCCCGAACAGTGCCACCGCCGCCTCGTTGCCGAGAGGCTGGCCGCCCATTGGCCGGGCGTGGAGATTGTCCATTTGTAGGGCGAATTGCCAATTCGCCCAGACGCTATGAAAAAGTTGCTCACCATCACCGACCTGACTCGCATGCAAGCTGGCCGGGTGTGCGTGGCCGGTTACGACGAAAGCGGCCAGTGTATCCGCCCGGTCTTGCCTCACACCGGCATCTCTGAATCAAGTCTGCTGGTGAAGGGCAAGCCGGTCGTCTTTCCGTTCGCCGTCGTCGAGTACAACTTTCTGGGCCACAAGCCCGAGCCGCCGCACACCGAAGACTGGCGCTACGACCCGGCCTCGGTGCGCTTCGTGAAGCAGGCCGACGAGGCGCAAAGGCAGACTACGCTCGACAAATCTCTTTCCTCTGATGTGACCGCCATCTTTGAACAGCCGATTTATCACGACCTGGGCTACTACGTGATTGACGGCCAGGGGCCGCGGTCGCTGGGCACGATCCAGCCGCGCTCGATCAACAAAGCCATTCACGAACAGCGCGAGGGCAAGTGGGACTACCGCCTTGAGTTTATGGACAACGGCGGGTTCACCTACCGCCTGAAAATCACCGACCTAGCCTTTCGCTACTACTGCGACGCGCAACGCAAAGCCGACCGCGCTCCAAACGACATCTCAGCCCAACTCACCTCGACGCTCAGGTCGGGCAACACTTATCTTCGCATCGGGCTGGCCCGAGGCTGGGATAAACAGCCGGAGCGGTGCTACTTGCAGATCACCGGCGTCCACACCTTCCCCGATTACCTCGACGGCAAAACCTTCGCCGACTTTGCGCCCGTCCCGCTCGCCGTGCCAACCATCGCCCGCCTGCACCACGCCCAAATCACGATCCCGGCTGGCGCAGAAGAGGCAGGCCGCCAGTTTTATTGCGGCGTGCTGGGCCTGCGCGAGACCGAGAAGCCCGACTCACTGCAAGGGCGCGGCGGCTTCTGGCTGCAAGTTGGCGGACAGCAACTGCACGTGGGAACAGAGGACGGCGTGGATCGCAATGCGACGAAAGCGCACCTGGCCTACGAAGTAGCCGACCTCGAAGCGTGGCGGAAACGGCTGGGGCAGTACCGAGTCGCCATTCAAGAGTCGGTTCCCATTCCCGGCTACCGTCGCTTTGAAATTCGCGATCCATTTGGCAACCGCATCGAGTTCATTCAGCCGTTATAATTCGCTCCATGCCCTCTCCCCTCATCGGCATCACCGTTCACCCCAAAACCGCACCCGACCGCGCCGAACTCGACGAACTGCTGGAAGCGATTGTGCAATCCGTCGAACGCGCGAGCGGCCTGCCCGTCCTTATTCCACTCGGCCTGAGCGA
The Chloroflexota bacterium DNA segment above includes these coding regions:
- a CDS encoding DUF488 domain-containing protein; translation: MKLYTIGFTQKRAEEFFGLLETRGVQRLVDIRLSPGGQLSGFAKQEDLPYFLRELAAGCQYVHLPLLAPTKEILKDYRTDDDWPRYETRFEQLMDERDVPAVINRDEFEALASCLLCSEATPEQCHRRLVAERLAAHWPGVEIVHL
- a CDS encoding DUF488 domain-containing protein is translated as MKLLTIGHSNHSLDKFIRLLEANGVMTLVDVRTAPASRYNPHFNKSNLEQELPRREIQYVFAGKFLGGRPSDPTCYKSKTLPAEGADYLHEVDYQEVMKREWFVKAVARLLEIADEGTTAILCSEENPADCHRHHLIAKYILREHPDVTVQHIRGDGVVFNAASLLKSVDEAEGEQPPLL
- a CDS encoding VOC family protein → MDNGGFTYRLKITDLAFRYYCDAQRKADRAPNDISAQLTSTLRSGNTYLRIGLARGWDKQPERCYLQITGVHTFPDYLDGKTFADFAPVPLAVPTIARLHHAQITIPAGAEEAGRQFYCGVLGLRETEKPDSLQGRGGFWLQVGGQQLHVGTEDGVDRNATKAHLAYEVADLEAWRKRLGQYRVAIQESVPIPGYRRFEIRDPFGNRIEFIQPL
- a CDS encoding homospermidine synthase, which translates into the protein MKISFGGRALILGCGSVSRCLQPLILRHFEMDFSKLTVMDFEDLRHAIPETLAAGAKYVQDRVTRENLPTLLGQYVGSGDLLIDLAWNIDCGEIMQWCHDHNVLYLNTSVELWDPYEDAGAISPADRTLYVRHLELRRRVSGWRDPGPTGVVEHGANPGLVSHWTKAALLDIAEDILKKDGLDPNRKTALERHLADTDYARLAMTTGVKVIHVSERDTQISDKPKEVDEFVNTWSVAGFHEEGVAPAEMGWGTHERRLPLNAHVHHHGPCNQICLAQMGMNTYVRSWVPLGGEIIGMVVRHGEAFTICDHLTVWENDKPIYRPTVHYAYLPTDAAIASLHELKMRSYELQPRQRIMNDEITGGIDELGVLLLGHDLNGWWTGSQLDIHEARKLVPGQSATTLQVAASILGAVFWMIRNPRQGFNVPDDLPHDQVLEISNPYLGPRPSIQTDWTPLKNRFDPFERWKDKGRPAEEDVWQFEAFVAF